Proteins found in one Seonamhaeicola sp. S2-3 genomic segment:
- a CDS encoding DUF2126 domain-containing protein, whose translation MALKVVISHKTIYKYDRSVSLSPHIFRLRPAPHSRTPIEAYSLKIKPEKHFLNWQQDPFGNYLARLTFPEKTKELSVDVEIIADLQSINPFDFFVEKYAEEYPFKYLETTKKELLPYLEITDNGPLLKEFLKTIDYTPRKTIYFLIDINKKIYEHLKYNIRMDPGVQTCEETLSLKKGSCRDYAWLFVQTMRHLGFGARFVSGYIVQLKSDEKSLDGPSGPEEDFTDLHAWTEVYIPGAGWIGFDATSGLLAGEGHIPLACTPSFESAAPVTGATDVCETEFFFENSVTRIFESPRVTKPYTEEQWNAIYNLGFKVEEELEQGDVRLTMGGEPTFVSIDDMESPEWNTAADGEHKRELAKNLSTRLYDTFGKGGVLHQAQGKWYPGEPLPRWSIEICWRKDGKAIWKNKNLLSLFSNNPKLPKNADKKFLEKLTKYLGVTDWTIMPTFEDSFYFLWEEGKIPLDIDPTKKDGNLLVKNKLQELLKEGTTKPVGYVLPLNNSQNTWYTSTWEFRRKHLFLIPGNSPVGLRLPLESLIQKPKQDEFPTFEPDQFSEQKEFPNYSELVAKRKRDFKTKRLKPSKFNYFVRTALCAEIRDEKLHLFLPPLDAAEYYLDLIAAIEATSQELNIPVVLEGYDPPHDNRLESMKITPDPGVIEVNIHPAKNWEELTNNTLKLYEQAKKARLGTEKFMLDGKHTGTGGGNHVTLGGVTPADSPLLRKPSLLRSLLTFWQHHPGLSYLFSGAFIGATSQAPRVDEARMDNLYELEIAFEQIPKNGDVPFWLTDRLFRHLLTDITGNTHRAEFCIDKLYSPDSSSGRLGILELRAFDMPPHAQMSLMQNLLVRTLVAWFWKKPYEHKLVRWGTELHDKFLIEHFVREDIKDIVEQLNNAGYNFKEDWFNPFFEFRFPLHGMVNINNIHVELRAGIEPWNVLGEEATGSGTARYVDSSVERMQVKVSNFNNDRYVLTCNGIRVDLKSTGVKEEYVAGIRYKAWNPYSALHPTIGVDTPLVFDIVDLWNKRSIGGCTYFVSHIGGRSYEAAPINSLEAESRRINRFWEFGHSQGHIENISQGFEPSYRKVEVQEKKKKFKYKELPINIDFPNTLDLRKK comes from the coding sequence ATGGCGTTAAAAGTTGTGATTTCTCATAAAACAATTTACAAATATGATCGTTCAGTTTCTCTTTCTCCACATATTTTTAGATTAAGACCTGCTCCTCATAGTAGAACTCCTATTGAGGCGTATTCTTTAAAAATAAAACCAGAAAAACATTTTTTAAATTGGCAACAAGACCCTTTTGGAAATTATTTAGCGCGTTTAACATTTCCTGAAAAAACAAAAGAACTTTCTGTAGATGTAGAAATAATAGCAGATTTACAATCTATAAACCCTTTCGATTTTTTTGTTGAAAAGTATGCCGAAGAATACCCGTTTAAGTATTTAGAAACTACAAAAAAAGAACTTTTACCCTATTTAGAAATTACAGATAACGGCCCGTTACTTAAAGAATTTCTAAAAACCATTGATTACACCCCTAGAAAAACCATTTACTTTTTAATTGATATCAATAAAAAGATTTATGAGCATTTAAAATATAATATTAGAATGGATCCTGGTGTACAAACCTGCGAGGAAACACTATCTTTAAAAAAAGGATCTTGTAGAGATTATGCGTGGTTATTTGTACAAACCATGCGCCATTTAGGGTTTGGTGCTCGTTTTGTATCTGGATACATTGTACAATTAAAATCTGATGAAAAATCATTAGACGGACCTTCTGGTCCTGAAGAAGACTTTACAGATTTACATGCTTGGACAGAAGTTTATATTCCCGGAGCTGGTTGGATTGGTTTTGATGCTACTTCTGGGCTTTTAGCCGGAGAAGGTCATATTCCTTTAGCTTGTACACCTTCATTTGAAAGTGCTGCCCCTGTAACAGGTGCCACCGATGTGTGTGAAACCGAATTCTTTTTTGAAAACTCTGTAACACGAATTTTTGAATCGCCAAGAGTTACTAAACCTTATACCGAAGAACAATGGAATGCCATTTACAATTTAGGTTTTAAAGTTGAAGAAGAATTAGAACAAGGTGATGTTAGACTAACCATGGGAGGCGAACCCACATTTGTATCAATTGATGATATGGAATCTCCAGAATGGAATACCGCTGCCGATGGTGAACATAAAAGAGAACTAGCAAAAAATCTATCAACAAGGTTATATGACACTTTTGGTAAAGGAGGCGTTTTACACCAAGCACAAGGTAAGTGGTATCCGGGTGAACCCCTTCCCCGTTGGTCTATTGAAATATGTTGGCGAAAAGATGGTAAAGCTATTTGGAAAAATAAAAATTTGCTATCGCTATTTTCTAACAATCCCAAACTTCCTAAAAACGCCGATAAAAAATTCCTTGAAAAACTAACAAAATATTTAGGGGTAACCGATTGGACAATCATGCCAACCTTTGAAGATAGCTTCTATTTTCTTTGGGAAGAAGGCAAAATACCTCTTGATATAGATCCTACAAAAAAGGATGGAAATTTATTAGTAAAAAATAAATTACAAGAACTTTTAAAAGAAGGAACCACAAAACCCGTTGGATACGTATTGCCACTAAATAACTCACAAAACACATGGTATACAAGTACGTGGGAGTTTAGAAGAAAGCACCTTTTTTTAATTCCGGGCAATTCTCCTGTTGGTCTCAGACTCCCTTTAGAATCTTTAATTCAAAAACCAAAACAAGATGAATTTCCTACTTTTGAACCAGATCAATTTTCAGAACAAAAAGAATTCCCCAATTATTCAGAATTAGTTGCAAAACGCAAGAGAGATTTTAAAACCAAAAGACTTAAGCCAAGTAAATTTAACTACTTTGTTCGCACCGCATTATGTGCCGAAATTAGAGATGAAAAACTACATTTATTTTTACCACCATTAGATGCTGCCGAATACTATTTAGATTTAATTGCTGCCATTGAAGCAACATCACAAGAGCTAAACATTCCTGTTGTTTTAGAAGGATATGATCCGCCTCATGATAACCGTTTAGAGTCTATGAAAATAACTCCAGACCCCGGAGTTATTGAAGTTAACATTCATCCTGCTAAAAACTGGGAGGAACTCACAAACAACACTCTAAAACTTTACGAACAAGCTAAAAAAGCAAGATTAGGCACCGAAAAATTTATGCTAGACGGTAAACATACCGGTACTGGCGGAGGCAATCATGTTACCTTAGGAGGTGTAACTCCTGCCGATAGTCCGTTATTAAGAAAACCTAGTTTATTAAGAAGCTTACTAACTTTTTGGCAACATCACCCCGGATTATCATATCTCTTTTCTGGTGCTTTTATTGGTGCTACAAGTCAAGCACCTAGAGTTGATGAAGCCAGAATGGATAACCTATATGAGTTAGAAATTGCTTTTGAACAAATACCAAAAAATGGAGATGTTCCTTTTTGGCTTACCGATAGGTTATTTCGTCATTTATTAACAGATATAACCGGAAATACTCATAGAGCAGAGTTTTGTATAGATAAACTATATTCACCCGATTCTTCTTCAGGACGACTTGGTATTTTAGAGCTACGTGCTTTTGATATGCCTCCACATGCACAAATGAGTTTAATGCAAAACTTATTGGTAAGAACTCTAGTTGCATGGTTTTGGAAAAAACCTTACGAACACAAACTAGTTAGATGGGGAACAGAACTACATGATAAATTTTTAATAGAACATTTTGTACGCGAAGACATTAAAGACATTGTAGAGCAATTAAATAATGCTGGTTATAACTTTAAAGAAGATTGGTTTAATCCGTTTTTTGAGTTTAGATTCCCCTTACATGGCATGGTTAATATCAATAACATTCATGTAGAATTACGTGCTGGCATAGAGCCTTGGAACGTTTTAGGTGAAGAAGCTACCGGTAGCGGTACAGCCAGATATGTAGATTCTTCGGTTGAGAGAATGCAAGTAAAAGTTTCTAATTTTAATAACGATAGGTACGTACTTACTTGTAATGGCATAAGAGTAGACCTAAAAAGTACAGGAGTAAAAGAAGAATATGTTGCTGGTATTAGATATAAAGCTTGGAATCCGTATTCTGCCTTACATCCTACTATTGGTGTTGACACGCCTTTAGTTTTTGATATTGTTGACCTTTGGAACAAACGCTCTATTGGTGGTTGCACTTATTTTGTATCACATATTGGAGGGCGCTCATATGAAGCTGCACCTATTAACAGCTTGGAAGCAGAATCTAGAAGAATAAATCGTTTCTGGGAGTTTGGGCATTCTCAAGGTCACATAGAAAACATATCTCAAGGTTTTGAACCTTCTTATAGAAAAGTTGAAGTTCAAGAAAAAAAGAAAAAATTTAAGTATAAAGAACTTCCTATTAACATAGATTTTCCAAATACCTTAGATTTGCGAAAAAAATAA
- a CDS encoding circularly permuted type 2 ATP-grasp protein: protein MPFSSNTLFQNYFSDFKNYDEVLKSNMTINPNWEKLLNNLTQFGNDNLTAKQAEIDWLMDENGVTYNVYNDPKGMNRSWNLNIVPFLIHQKEWQDIEKGIIQRAELLNLVLKDIYGKRELIKNGIVPQEVIFAHRGFLRQCDQIQYKTAKNLLIHSADLARGPDGRMWVVNDRTQAPSGMGYALENRFSLSRTMPNIFQGINVKDPSNFFFHFNKMLIESAPQNKDNPNIVVLTPGPLNETYFEHAYMTSFLGYPLVTGNDLVVRNGKLWMKTLKELKQVDVVLRRVDDVFMDPLELREDSYLGVAGLLDVIREQRVTIINPIGSGILENSGLIPFMNAICNYFFNEDLILPQIASWWCGQEKECHYVLDHLKDLVVKRIDRSNRESIFFCEFLDSNELKTLRDEILLTPYQFVAQEKISFSTAPDFVNGNLEPRKVVCRTFSIATKDSYTAMPGGLVRVAPERENLFVSNQRGGVSKDFWIVTDELQPNIQKYSWNNTCKISISHINDLPSNMAENLYWSGRYLSRSLSTARYLRMVLNKMNSEQYHNRKTDSESLVFLFKSVTTITSTFPGFVGKGSEEILKNPLKEIISLITDETRLGSFAQTMFSFNNSYYTLRSLWSRDMWRVFDSIKKLWDKFKENSDYSIPELVKFLDRIVTRLIAFMGLIEESILVNQGLLLYFIGLQAEQAMMNVAKSRALLVFNFDEARQYEILESFLLSNESLNIYRYSYRSHLSLENVLNLLLLDKEYAKSLTYQINRIKKDIDRLPLPKNTEGISKCQQKIAKASLLIKNLNTDMLLQLDEHEAIRQNLDHVLRDLGNLLHEASIELSDMYFNHSYQQKQLVNQNFPLS from the coding sequence ATGCCCTTTAGTTCTAATACATTATTTCAAAATTATTTTTCTGACTTTAAGAATTATGATGAAGTATTAAAATCTAACATGACTATAAACCCCAATTGGGAAAAACTACTCAATAACCTAACACAATTTGGCAATGATAATTTAACAGCTAAACAAGCGGAGATTGATTGGTTAATGGATGAAAATGGCGTTACCTATAACGTTTATAATGATCCCAAAGGGATGAACCGCTCATGGAACTTAAACATCGTTCCGTTTTTAATACACCAAAAAGAATGGCAAGATATTGAAAAAGGCATCATTCAAAGAGCCGAATTACTAAACTTAGTTTTAAAAGATATTTATGGTAAGCGAGAGCTCATTAAAAATGGTATTGTACCACAAGAAGTTATTTTTGCTCATCGTGGTTTTTTAAGGCAATGTGATCAAATTCAGTATAAAACAGCTAAAAATTTACTAATACATTCGGCAGATTTGGCTCGAGGACCAGATGGACGTATGTGGGTGGTAAATGACAGAACACAAGCCCCTTCTGGTATGGGATACGCCTTAGAAAATAGGTTTTCTTTAAGTAGAACCATGCCTAACATTTTTCAAGGGATTAACGTGAAAGATCCTTCTAACTTCTTCTTTCATTTTAATAAAATGCTTATTGAATCGGCGCCTCAAAATAAAGACAACCCTAATATTGTTGTGCTTACACCAGGACCGCTTAACGAAACCTATTTTGAGCACGCCTATATGACCTCTTTTTTAGGCTATCCGCTAGTTACTGGTAACGATTTAGTTGTTAGAAATGGTAAACTCTGGATGAAAACCTTAAAAGAACTTAAGCAGGTTGATGTGGTTTTAAGACGTGTAGACGACGTGTTTATGGATCCGCTTGAACTACGCGAAGATTCCTATTTAGGAGTAGCTGGTTTGTTAGACGTTATTAGAGAACAACGTGTTACTATTATAAACCCTATTGGTAGCGGTATTTTAGAAAATTCTGGTTTAATACCATTTATGAATGCTATTTGTAATTACTTTTTTAATGAAGATTTAATTTTACCACAAATAGCCTCTTGGTGGTGTGGACAAGAAAAAGAATGCCATTATGTACTAGATCATTTAAAAGATTTAGTTGTTAAACGTATTGACAGATCTAACCGAGAAAGTATATTTTTCTGTGAGTTTTTAGACAGTAATGAGTTAAAAACTTTAAGAGATGAAATTCTACTAACTCCATACCAATTTGTGGCACAAGAAAAAATTTCGTTTTCTACCGCACCAGATTTTGTAAACGGTAATTTAGAACCAAGGAAAGTAGTATGCAGAACATTTTCTATAGCAACTAAAGATAGTTATACTGCAATGCCTGGTGGTTTGGTAAGAGTTGCTCCAGAACGAGAAAACTTATTTGTATCAAACCAAAGAGGTGGTGTAAGTAAAGATTTTTGGATTGTTACTGATGAGCTGCAACCTAATATTCAAAAATACTCATGGAACAATACCTGTAAAATTTCCATATCTCATATAAATGATTTGCCCAGTAATATGGCAGAAAACCTTTATTGGTCTGGTAGATATTTAAGCAGATCTTTAAGTACCGCTAGGTATTTACGTATGGTTCTTAATAAAATGAATAGTGAACAGTATCATAATAGAAAAACCGATTCTGAGAGTCTGGTATTTTTATTTAAATCTGTTACAACCATTACCTCTACTTTTCCTGGTTTTGTTGGAAAAGGTTCTGAAGAGATACTAAAAAATCCCTTAAAAGAAATTATTTCATTAATAACAGATGAAACTCGTTTAGGAAGTTTTGCGCAAACCATGTTTAGTTTCAATAATTCTTATTACACTTTAAGAAGCTTATGGTCTAGAGATATGTGGCGTGTTTTTGATAGTATAAAAAAATTATGGGATAAGTTTAAAGAAAATAGCGATTACTCAATTCCAGAATTAGTTAAATTTTTAGACCGAATTGTTACACGTTTAATAGCTTTTATGGGACTAATTGAAGAAAGTATTTTAGTTAATCAAGGACTTCTTTTATACTTTATTGGCTTACAAGCAGAACAAGCTATGATGAATGTTGCTAAAAGTAGAGCACTTCTTGTTTTTAATTTTGATGAAGCTAGACAATATGAAATTTTAGAATCTTTTCTTCTAAGTAATGAAAGTTTAAATATTTACAGATACAGCTATCGTTCTCATTTAAGTTTAGAAAATGTGTTAAACTTACTTTTATTAGATAAAGAGTACGCTAAGTCTTTAACCTATCAAATTAATCGTATTAAAAAAGATATTGATAGATTACCATTGCCCAAAAACACCGAAGGCATATCTAAATGCCAACAAAAAATTGCAAAAGCCAGTTTATTAATTAAAAATTTAAACACAGATATGCTTTTACAATTAGATGAACATGAAGCCATAAGACAGAATCTAGACCATGTTTTAAGAGATTTAGGCAATTTACTTCATGAGGCATCTATAGAATTATCAGATATGTATTTTAACCATTCTTATCAACAAAAGCAATTGGTAAATCAAAATTTTCCACTTTCATAA
- a CDS encoding transglutaminase family protein, with product MKYKVSHTTSYKYEVGVTFCHNIATIKPKTMLGQTVLDYNLDITPTPTEISEKLDFFGNTVTRFSIQKHHSVLKVTANSIIEKDSSLQPNIYNSPEGQNITLQEALLALKNINSELLNIRQFILESILVAGITPEIKAYAEVSFKPKRSVFEAAHELMQRIYTDFEFNTKVTNVATPIKEVFEKKKGVCQDFAQIAIACVRSVGLPARYVSGYIETLPPPGKEKLVGTDASHAWFSVYIPEFGWVDFDPTNNQIPKNQHIVIAYGRDYYDVPPLKGVIYSTGMNKMNVAVDIRPADE from the coding sequence ATGAAATACAAAGTATCACACACCACTAGTTATAAATACGAAGTAGGCGTAACTTTTTGTCATAACATAGCCACTATAAAACCAAAAACTATGCTTGGGCAAACTGTATTAGATTATAACTTAGATATTACTCCTACCCCAACTGAAATCTCTGAAAAGTTAGATTTTTTTGGGAACACCGTAACTAGGTTTTCAATTCAAAAGCATCATTCTGTTTTAAAAGTAACAGCCAATAGCATTATTGAAAAAGACAGTAGTTTACAACCAAATATTTATAATTCTCCTGAAGGACAAAACATAACTCTACAAGAAGCTTTATTGGCTTTAAAAAATATTAATTCTGAGCTATTAAACATACGCCAGTTTATATTAGAATCTATTTTAGTAGCAGGAATAACACCAGAAATTAAAGCCTATGCCGAAGTGTCTTTTAAACCAAAACGCTCTGTATTTGAAGCAGCGCATGAGTTAATGCAACGTATCTATACAGATTTTGAGTTTAATACCAAAGTAACCAATGTAGCTACCCCTATTAAAGAAGTTTTTGAAAAGAAAAAAGGTGTTTGTCAAGACTTTGCTCAAATAGCTATTGCCTGTGTGCGTTCTGTTGGCTTACCCGCAAGATATGTAAGCGGGTATATAGAAACATTACCTCCACCAGGAAAGGAAAAACTAGTAGGAACTGATGCTTCACATGCTTGGTTTTCAGTATACATTCCTGAGTTTGGTTGGGTAGATTTTGACCCTACAAACAATCAAATTCCTAAAAACCAGCATATTGTTATTGCTTATGGAAGAGATTACTATGATGTTCCACCTCTTAAAGGTGTTATTTATAGCACTGGTATGAACAAAATGAATGTAGCTGTTGACATAAGACCCGCTGATGAATAA
- a CDS encoding ATP-binding cassette domain-containing protein yields the protein MKKHLAIYISNKDDKRTLIKNILAGSIINELQNLKGALFSEITINKFIEEERRHGHIDIATANKKGLTKSSEGERKKALINYIIANKPEYIVADNVFGNLDVEAQKNIAETLEDLSKTIWIIQITNRKRDILPFIKSVYKPVGKSIELIKDFNSLTPKTTKHFIKDLPKPIEKVAVTSKSLVKFNKVTVSYLDKTVIKDICWEIKQGEFWHLKGPNGSGKSTILSLISGDNPKAFNQDIHLFGVKKGSGESVWDIKMKIGYFTSEMLQGFRRSDTIERMILSGFYDSVGLYKYPNENQILIAHQWLNLLNMLDVKDRNFQTLSSGHKRLVLIARAMVKHPPLLILDEPTNGLDDDDIGIFTELINKIAKESETAVLYVSHSKEIGLKPDFVYELIPNKKGSIGKKI from the coding sequence TTGAAGAAACATTTAGCCATATACATATCTAATAAAGACGATAAAAGAACGCTAATAAAGAACATTTTAGCAGGTAGCATTATTAACGAATTACAAAATTTAAAAGGCGCCTTGTTTTCAGAAATAACTATAAACAAATTTATTGAAGAAGAAAGGCGCCACGGACATATAGATATTGCTACTGCCAATAAGAAAGGACTAACAAAATCATCTGAAGGAGAAAGAAAAAAGGCTTTAATAAATTATATTATTGCTAATAAACCAGAATATATTGTAGCCGATAATGTATTTGGAAATTTAGATGTTGAAGCCCAAAAAAACATTGCAGAAACTTTAGAAGATTTAAGTAAAACCATCTGGATAATTCAAATAACAAACAGAAAAAGAGATATTCTTCCTTTTATAAAATCTGTTTACAAACCTGTAGGTAAAAGCATAGAATTAATAAAAGATTTTAATAGTTTAACTCCTAAAACAACGAAACATTTTATAAAAGACTTACCAAAACCCATTGAAAAGGTAGCAGTAACAAGTAAATCTTTAGTTAAGTTTAATAAGGTTACAGTTTCTTATTTAGATAAAACGGTAATAAAAGACATTTGTTGGGAAATTAAACAAGGCGAATTTTGGCATTTAAAAGGACCAAACGGTTCTGGTAAAAGTACCATATTATCACTAATTTCTGGCGATAACCCTAAGGCATTTAATCAAGATATTCACCTTTTTGGTGTAAAAAAGGGTAGTGGTGAAAGTGTTTGGGATATAAAAATGAAAATTGGCTATTTTACATCAGAGATGCTTCAGGGCTTTAGGCGTTCTGATACTATTGAAAGGATGATCCTTTCTGGGTTTTATGACTCGGTAGGGTTATATAAATACCCTAATGAAAATCAAATATTAATTGCGCATCAATGGTTAAACTTATTGAATATGCTTGATGTTAAAGATAGAAATTTTCAAACTTTATCAAGCGGACATAAGCGTTTGGTTTTAATTGCCAGAGCCATGGTGAAACATCCGCCATTACTTATTTTAGATGAGCCTACAAACGGACTTGATGATGACGATATTGGTATTTTTACAGAGTTAATAAATAAAATTGCTAAAGAGAGTGAAACAGCAGTTTTATACGTATCGCATAGTAAAGAAATAGGACTAAAACCAGATTTTGTTTATGAACTTATTCCAAATAAAAAAGGTTCTATTGGTAAAAAAATATAG
- a CDS encoding BadF/BadG/BcrA/BcrD ATPase family protein: MILIVDSGSTKSDWLAVDKEGNKLTEKIRTKGLNPAILSEKKLQKIIKKSKELKSNSDKVTHVFFYGAGCGTEKPRELLKGVLEDFFPNAHVEVNEDTLAAVYSTINQPNEAAVVCIMGTGSNCSYYDGKNIHQRVASLGYTLMDDASGNYYGKQLIRDYYFNHMPENVKVAFGSKYNMDSDFIKYNLYKQPNPNAYLASFAEFMFLHKDSEYTINLIKDGIRLFAKNMIMQYKEELKTVPVHFAGSIAYFSQNEIKEVAEEMGFKVGNFERRPIDGLVPFHIKNL, from the coding sequence ATGATTTTAATTGTTGATAGTGGTTCTACCAAATCAGATTGGTTAGCGGTAGACAAAGAAGGTAATAAATTAACGGAAAAAATTCGTACAAAAGGGCTTAATCCTGCCATTTTGAGCGAAAAAAAACTTCAAAAAATCATAAAAAAAAGCAAAGAGTTAAAAAGTAATAGCGACAAAGTAACTCACGTATTTTTTTATGGGGCAGGCTGTGGTACAGAAAAACCTAGAGAACTTTTAAAAGGTGTTTTAGAAGATTTTTTTCCAAATGCCCATGTTGAGGTTAACGAAGATACTTTAGCAGCGGTTTATTCAACAATTAATCAACCAAATGAAGCTGCTGTTGTTTGTATTATGGGTACAGGCTCTAACTGTAGTTATTATGATGGTAAAAATATACATCAGCGTGTAGCATCTTTAGGTTATACTTTAATGGATGATGCTTCTGGAAACTATTATGGTAAACAATTAATTAGAGACTACTATTTTAACCATATGCCAGAAAATGTAAAGGTAGCTTTTGGTTCAAAATATAATATGGATTCAGATTTTATAAAGTATAACTTGTATAAACAACCTAATCCTAATGCATATTTAGCAAGCTTTGCAGAATTTATGTTTTTACATAAAGATTCAGAATATACCATTAATCTAATTAAAGACGGTATACGTTTATTTGCTAAAAATATGATTATGCAATATAAAGAAGAGCTTAAAACTGTACCAGTACATTTTGCTGGTTCTATAGCGTATTTCTCTCAAAATGAAATAAAAGAAGTAGCCGAAGAAATGGGCTTTAAAGTTGGTAATTTTGAACGCAGACCTATAGATGGTTTAGTACCATTCCACATTAAAAACTTATAG
- the gap gene encoding type I glyceraldehyde-3-phosphate dehydrogenase, whose protein sequence is MSKLKIGINGFGRIGRIAFRVAASRSNDIEVVGINDLLDVEHLAYLLKYDSVHGRFDGTVDIKDGNLVVNGNEIRITAERNPEDLKWDAIGAEVVLDCTGIFTTLEGAQKHITAGAKKVAISAPSKDAPMFVMGVNNDKITAEDTIVSNASCTTNCLAPLAKVINDNFGIVEGLMTTVHATTATQMTVDGPSKKDWRGGRSAIANIIPSSTGAAKAVGKVIPELNGKLTGMAFRVPTPDVSVVDLTVRTEKSATWDEVKAALKAASENELAGVFGYTEEAVVSQDFVSESLTSVFDAGASIALNDNFFKLVSWYDNEFGYSTKLVDLAQYIASVK, encoded by the coding sequence ATGTCAAAATTAAAAATTGGAATTAACGGTTTCGGTAGAATAGGTAGAATTGCCTTTAGAGTTGCAGCTTCTAGATCTAATGATATTGAAGTAGTAGGAATTAATGATTTGTTAGATGTAGAACATTTAGCATACTTATTAAAATATGATTCTGTTCACGGCAGATTTGACGGAACAGTAGATATTAAAGACGGAAACTTAGTAGTAAACGGTAACGAAATAAGAATTACTGCAGAACGTAACCCAGAAGATTTAAAATGGGATGCTATTGGTGCAGAAGTTGTTTTAGATTGTACAGGTATCTTTACTACATTAGAAGGTGCTCAAAAACACATAACTGCTGGAGCTAAAAAAGTAGCTATTTCAGCGCCTTCAAAAGATGCACCAATGTTTGTAATGGGTGTTAACAATGACAAAATTACTGCAGAAGATACTATTGTGTCAAACGCATCTTGTACAACAAACTGTTTAGCACCTTTAGCTAAAGTAATTAATGACAATTTCGGAATTGTTGAAGGTTTAATGACAACAGTACACGCAACTACAGCAACACAAATGACTGTAGACGGTCCATCTAAAAAAGATTGGAGAGGTGGTAGAAGTGCTATTGCCAATATCATTCCTTCTTCTACAGGTGCTGCTAAAGCAGTAGGTAAAGTAATTCCTGAATTAAACGGAAAACTTACAGGTATGGCATTTAGAGTACCAACTCCAGATGTTTCTGTTGTAGATTTAACTGTTAGAACTGAAAAATCAGCTACTTGGGATGAAGTTAAAGCTGCTTTAAAAGCTGCTTCAGAAAATGAATTAGCTGGTGTATTTGGTTACACAGAAGAAGCTGTTGTTTCTCAAGACTTTGTTTCAGAATCATTAACTAGTGTTTTTGATGCAGGAGCAAGTATTGCTTTAAATGATAACTTCTTTAAGTTAGTATCATGGTATGACAATGAATTTGGTTACTCAACAAAATTGGTTGATTTAGCTCAATATATTGCATCGGTTAAATAA
- the pfkA gene encoding 6-phosphofructokinase — translation MPNRIKKIGVLTSGGDAPGMNAAVRSVVRTCAYHGVECVGVYRGYQGMIEGDFKPMDARSVRGIINKGGTILKSARSKEFRTKEGREKAFKNIVKEGIDGLVVIGGDGSFTGALVFNKEYDFPVMGIPGTIDNDIFGTTHTLGFDTALNTVVDAIDKIRDTASSHNRLFFIEVMGRDVGHIALNTGIAGGAEEILIPEEDLGLERLKESLNKSRTSGKTSSIVVVAEGDKIGKNIFELKEYVDENMEGYDVRVSVLGHMQRGGAPSCFDRVLASRMGVKAVESLLDGETNYMVGLLDNKMELTPLENAIKGKTKINLELLRVSDIMST, via the coding sequence ATGCCAAATAGAATTAAAAAAATAGGAGTTTTAACATCTGGAGGTGATGCCCCAGGAATGAATGCTGCTGTTCGTTCTGTAGTAAGAACCTGTGCGTATCATGGTGTAGAATGTGTAGGAGTGTACCGTGGTTACCAAGGTATGATTGAGGGCGATTTTAAACCTATGGATGCACGTAGTGTAAGAGGTATTATTAACAAGGGTGGTACCATTTTAAAATCTGCTCGTTCAAAAGAATTTAGAACCAAAGAAGGACGCGAAAAAGCGTTTAAAAATATTGTAAAAGAAGGTATTGACGGACTAGTAGTTATTGGTGGTGATGGGTCATTTACCGGAGCTTTAGTTTTCAATAAAGAATATGATTTCCCTGTAATGGGAATTCCTGGTACTATTGATAATGATATCTTTGGAACTACACATACCTTAGGTTTTGATACAGCACTTAACACCGTGGTAGATGCTATTGATAAAATTAGAGATACAGCAAGCTCACATAACAGATTGTTCTTTATAGAAGTTATGGGGCGCGATGTTGGTCATATAGCACTAAACACAGGAATTGCAGGTGGAGCAGAAGAAATTTTAATACCAGAAGAAGATTTAGGTTTAGAAAGATTAAAAGAGTCTCTAAACAAAAGTAGAACATCTGGTAAAACTTCAAGTATTGTGGTGGTTGCCGAAGGTGATAAAATTGGAAAAAACATTTTCGAATTAAAAGAATATGTTGATGAAAATATGGAAGGTTATGACGTACGTGTATCTGTACTAGGGCACATGCAACGTGGTGGAGCTCCTTCTTGTTTTGATAGAGTGTTAGCAAGTAGAATGGGAGTTAAAGCTGTAGAGTCATTGCTAGACGGAGAAACTAATTACATGGTTGGTTTACTAGACAATAAAATGGAATTAACACCTTTAGAGAATGCTATTAAAGGTAAAACAAAAATAAATTTAGAATTATTACGTGTCTCAGATATTATGAGCACATAA